One window of the Bubalus bubalis isolate 160015118507 breed Murrah chromosome 8, NDDB_SH_1, whole genome shotgun sequence genome contains the following:
- the LOC102394483 gene encoding ubiquitin carboxyl-terminal hydrolase 17-like protein 6, whose amino-acid sequence MEQILHRMELGFNKIEDSQSSRFVGHSASTGVENLISAMESGPPASTNEELARVEVGLWGSPQRPEGARLRPFFGPDRLREGGDSVQLQGKVVGPEPLVRMPFGDPVSLRGHRWRADAWLESRPELEVALGVGAGLQNLGNTCYMNAALQCLSHTPPLASWMVSQPHATLCPARSACTLCAMRAYVTRALLHAGEVIRPCKDLLAGFHRHQQEDAHEFLMFTLNAMQQGCLSASQPSGHASEDTTVIRQIFGGTWRSQIQCLHCLGVSDTFDPYLDISLDITAAQSVEQALSELVKPEKLDADNAYDCGVCLRKVPATKRLTLHSTSQVLVLVLKRFTPVSGAKRAQEVRYPQCLDVQPYTSERKAGPLGYVLYAVLVHSGWSCERGHYFCYIRAGNGQWHKMDDAKVTACDETAALSQSAYVLFYSWEGVWEGGPGGGPAAPVGADPTDPGQPAGDASGRAAGSEESLGDTEVEGMSLEQWRRLQEHNRPKPALELRKVQSALPAGAVVIHQSKHGGGRNRTPPQQEHELLDRSSTETPPPGPTNIINGPCASGRARGTKGCA is encoded by the exons CCAATGAGGAGCTTGCACGTGTGGAGGTGGGGCTGTGGGGAAGCCCCCAGAGGCCCGAGGGGGCGAGGCTCAGGCCCTTTTTTGGACCGGACCGCCTGAGGGAAGGAGGCGACAGCGTGCAGCTGCAG GGCAAGGTTGTGGGCCCAGAGCCGCTGGTGCGGATGCCCTTTGGGGACCCTGTGTCCCTGAGGGGCCATCGCTGGCG GGCTGACGCCTGGCTAGAAAGTCGCCCAGAGTTAGAAGTGGCCTTGGGGGTGGGAGCTGGGCTTCAGAATCTGGGGAACACCTGCTACATGAATGCGGCGCTGCAGTGTCTGAGCCACACGCCGCCCCTGGCCAGCTGGATGGTGTCCCAGCCGCACGCCACCCTCTGTCCGGCCCGCAGCGCCTGCACGCTCTGTGCCATGCGAGCTTACGTGACCCGAGCCCTCCTTCACGCGGGAGAGGTGATCCGGCCCTGCAAGGATCTGCTGGCAGGCTTCCACAGACACCAGCAGGAAGATGCCCATGAGTTTCTGATGTTCACTCTGAATGCCATGCAGCAAGGGTGCTTGAGTGCATCCCAGCCGTCGGGCCATGCCTCCGAGGACACCACCGTCATCCGTCAGATCTTCGGCGGGACGTGGAGGTCTCAGATCCAGTGTCTCCACTGCCTCGGTGTCTCGGACACGTTCGACCCTTATCTGGACATCAGCCTGGATATCACGGCGGCTCAGAGTGTGGAGCAAGCTCTGAGCGAGCTGGTGAAGCCCGAGAAGCTGGACGCGGACAATGCCTATGACTGCGGCGTCTGTCTCCGGAAGGTGCCTGCCACCAAGAGGTTGACTTTGCACAGCACCTCCCAGGTCCTGGTGCTGGTGCTGAAGCGGTTCACACCGGTGAGCGGGGCCAAAAGGGCTCAGGAGGTGCGTTATCCCCAGTGCCTGGACGTGCAGCCCTACACATCTGAGCGGAAGGCAGGGCCACTGGGCTACGTGCTCTATGCCGTGCTGGTGCACTCCGGGTGGAGCTGTGAGCGAGGACACTACTTCTGTTACATCCGAGCGGGCAACGGCCAATGGCATAAGATGGACGATGCCAAGGTGACCGCCTGTGACGAGACCGCTGCCCTGAGCCAGAGCGCCTACGTCCTGTTCTATAGCTGGGAGGGTGTGTGGGAAgggggccctgggggagggccAGCGGCTCCCGTCGGGGCTGACCCCACAGACCCTGGGCAGCCTGCAGGAGATGCCAGCGGCAGAGCTGCTGGGTCGGAGGAGTCCCTGGGGGACACAGAGGTCGAAGGGATGAGCTTAGAGCAGTGGAGACGCCTGCAAGAACACAACCGACCGAAGCCGGCCTTGGAGCTGCGGAAGGTCCAGTCTGCCCTGCCTGCCGGTGCAGTCGTGATTCACCAGTCCAAACACGGAGGAGGGAGAAACCGCACGCCGCCCCAACAGGAGCACGAGCTGCTCGACCGTTCCAGCACGGAAACCCCGCCTCCGGGTCCGACGAACATCATCAATGGCCCTTGTGCCAGTGGGAGGGCCAGAGGAACCAAGGGGTGTGCATGA